Proteins from a single region of Candidatus Alcyoniella australis:
- a CDS encoding S8 family serine peptidase has product MRNKSNSNAVAAAILLATAAVMCLPALSWAADAERFSFLNAEPYTIKTQSRMYVPEQGIDPQLTQLAATLDGGERMHLLVQLDEVPTAEQRAELADRGLELLSWVPDRAWFAALDGSSALTPEAFPELRWAGAIEYGDKVTQRIIENEFEDFAIDDQGRVHVVAMFHPDVAPLEAELIAGYYGEVVDAADAINALIVALDPLDIEELVLDDAVMWVDQVSPAWGPLNNSARADMGVETVWAAPYGFNGSGVRVFVYDAGLVDSTHDDFGSRVTQGESSYYGAHATHVAGTVAGDGTRSSGNYAGMAPGALIYSRVFSGSFPFFYNNPGDIQSDYQAGINAATHVSNNSIGSNIASNGNDCSWEGDYESSAALIDAIVRGSLGRAYSVVWAGGNERGSGRCGTTYSTIPVPSATKNAVVVGAINSNDDSMTSFSSWGPTDDGRMRPDISGPGCQSSSDYGVTSTVRYDTYTTMCGTSMASPAVAGVVALMLQANASVNPQILVPSTVKALLAHSAVDLGRFGPDYVYGYGKVLALYPVANILNDNFAEASLSQGGEWLIPVQRDAGASMRVTIAWDDYPGTPNTVPNLVNDLDLTVIGPDDTVYYPWVLNPASPSSNATTGVNTIDNIEQVLFTVPTTGLYLVKVAGTTVPQGPQTFSVVAPAAGSASCDADNDGHLAEICGGDDCNDEEAEAYPGHDEVCDDGIDNDCDDLTDLDDPDCDGADDDDDDDDDTDDDDDTGDDDADDDDDASTGTKGSSDDGCCG; this is encoded by the coding sequence ATGCGAAATAAATCGAATTCGAACGCTGTGGCAGCGGCGATTCTGCTGGCCACGGCAGCGGTGATGTGTCTGCCGGCCCTGAGTTGGGCCGCGGACGCAGAGCGGTTCTCGTTTCTAAATGCCGAGCCGTACACAATTAAGACACAGTCGCGGATGTACGTGCCCGAGCAGGGGATCGACCCGCAGCTGACGCAGCTGGCCGCAACCCTTGATGGCGGCGAGCGGATGCACTTGCTGGTGCAGCTCGATGAGGTGCCGACCGCCGAACAGCGCGCGGAGCTGGCTGATCGCGGACTCGAGCTACTCAGCTGGGTGCCGGACCGCGCTTGGTTCGCGGCGCTTGATGGCAGTTCCGCCCTGACGCCCGAGGCGTTCCCCGAGCTGCGTTGGGCCGGAGCCATTGAGTACGGCGACAAAGTGACGCAGCGCATCATCGAGAATGAGTTCGAGGACTTTGCAATTGACGACCAGGGGCGCGTACACGTAGTGGCGATGTTCCACCCCGACGTGGCGCCGCTTGAGGCCGAGCTGATCGCCGGCTATTACGGCGAAGTGGTCGACGCGGCCGACGCGATCAACGCGCTGATCGTGGCTCTGGACCCGCTCGATATTGAAGAACTGGTGCTCGACGACGCGGTGATGTGGGTCGACCAGGTCTCTCCGGCCTGGGGACCGCTGAACAACAGCGCGCGCGCCGACATGGGCGTGGAGACGGTCTGGGCCGCGCCGTATGGGTTTAACGGCTCGGGCGTGCGCGTGTTCGTCTACGACGCGGGGCTGGTCGACTCGACCCACGACGACTTCGGCTCGCGCGTAACCCAGGGCGAGTCCAGCTACTACGGCGCCCACGCGACACACGTGGCGGGCACAGTGGCCGGCGACGGTACGCGCTCAAGCGGCAACTACGCGGGCATGGCCCCGGGGGCGTTGATTTACTCGCGCGTGTTCAGCGGCTCGTTCCCGTTCTTCTACAACAACCCGGGCGACATCCAGTCCGACTACCAGGCCGGCATCAACGCCGCGACCCACGTCAGCAACAACTCGATCGGCTCGAACATCGCGTCCAACGGCAACGACTGCTCGTGGGAAGGCGACTACGAGAGTTCGGCCGCGCTGATCGACGCCATCGTGCGCGGATCGCTGGGACGCGCCTATTCGGTGGTCTGGGCCGGCGGCAACGAGCGCGGCTCAGGGCGTTGCGGCACCACCTATTCCACGATACCGGTTCCCTCGGCCACTAAGAACGCGGTGGTGGTCGGCGCGATCAACTCCAACGACGACTCGATGACCAGTTTCAGCTCGTGGGGTCCCACCGACGATGGCCGGATGCGTCCCGACATCAGCGGCCCGGGCTGCCAGAGCAGCAGCGACTACGGCGTGACCAGCACGGTGCGCTACGACACCTACACCACGATGTGCGGCACCTCGATGGCCAGCCCGGCAGTGGCCGGGGTCGTGGCGCTGATGCTCCAGGCCAACGCCTCGGTCAACCCGCAGATCCTGGTCCCCTCGACGGTCAAGGCGCTGCTGGCGCACTCGGCGGTCGACCTGGGTCGATTCGGCCCGGACTATGTCTACGGCTACGGCAAGGTGCTGGCGCTCTACCCTGTGGCTAACATCCTCAACGACAACTTCGCCGAAGCAAGCCTCAGCCAGGGCGGCGAATGGCTGATCCCGGTCCAGCGCGACGCCGGTGCGAGCATGCGCGTGACAATCGCCTGGGACGACTATCCGGGAACCCCCAACACCGTGCCCAACTTGGTCAACGACCTCGACCTGACCGTGATCGGCCCCGACGACACGGTCTACTACCCCTGGGTGCTTAACCCCGCAAGCCCGAGCTCCAACGCCACAACCGGCGTGAACACCATCGACAACATCGAGCAGGTGCTGTTCACCGTGCCGACTACCGGCCTGTACCTGGTCAAGGTCGCGGGGACAACCGTGCCCCAAGGCCCGCAGACGTTCTCGGTGGTGGCCCCGGCCGCGGGCAGCGCCTCCTGCGACGCTGACAACGACGGCCATCTGGCCGAGATCTGCGGCGGCGACGACTGCAACGACGAGGAGGCCGAGGCCTACCCCGGACACGACGAGGTCTGCGACGACGGAATCGACAACGACTGCGACGACTTGACCGACCTG